Below is a window of Rhodamnia argentea isolate NSW1041297 chromosome 11, ASM2092103v1, whole genome shotgun sequence DNA.
TGGCTGCTCCTCGTGTTTTGTGAGGTTTGACATTTCGGGTGAGTCCGGAGAATTATCAACACTGGCTCAACTGGTCAACTATTTGCTTTGCCCCGTTTTATTAACAAGCTTAGCTCCCAAAATGAAGTTGAACAGACGCTAATCATGGAACACAACTTCTGACTGTTGCGAGCGACCATTTGAAAGTCCGTGTCTTTGTCTCCACTTCTCATCTCACCAATACTTACGGGCAGTTTCCTGGAGAATTGCCACTAATTCGGTGGGTTTGGACATCATGACCATGTGATCCGATCCTCTCGTCTTCAACACTTCATCTGGCGGATTGCGCTCGATCATCCACTCTGCAAGATCCTTCGGAAAGAGCTTATCTTCCTCGGAAAGCACGAAGATCCTGCGCACAGAACCATAATTCTTCCGGGACAATGTTATCTGCTTCGACATGTCCTCGTCGCTGAACAAACGCAGTGGCCTGAGCAACATGCTCGCCAACGTCAAGTCCtgcaaaataagaaaagaatacTGGGAAAAAGGGGAGAGCTTCGATCGATCTGAAATATGTTTGGTCGAGTTTATGTTGTCAGGCATCCGAAAAAATTGGAACTTATGCAACGCGGATAGGATTAGCATGGGGTAGAGTCATCGATTCTTTTCTTGGTTTTACCTCAATTGGGCTGAGCTGATAAACGGTCGAAGCCAAGAAAATTGGACCGAAACTGAAGGTGGTCGGAGGGTTGTTCGGCCCACTGTCGTAGGTGTAGTGGCTGTCTAGAACAGGTGGAGATCTTCTGAGAGACTTCACTTGCAAAACACGACAGTTTTATCTCAACCGACATAGGAAAGAACTGCTTCTAAGCATACGAAAATCCTGGCTAAGTGAAAATTGGATCACTGGCAATGATGGGTTTAAAATTGAACATACCTCTTGATTGAGAGTAGAAATATTGAGTTCAGGACCGGGCATCGAGGCCGTGACAAAAACAGCAAGGGCAATCTTCTCGGGGAATTTCTCCATCACCTGAGAAAGAGCCAACCCACCCAAGCTGTGACCGACTAGGATCACTCTCTCATGTGAAGCTAGACCTTCCATGACATCTCTCAGGGGCTTGAAGTACTCAGAGATCGATTGCAGAGATTTGGCCTGAAGCGGGTCGATCCCGGAAGCTGCCAGGTCAAGTGCAGTGACTCTGTGACCGGATGATCTTAGCAATTTCGCGACCTTGTACCAACACCACGCGCCGTGGCCTGACCCATGAACCAGAACAAAGTGCTTGCTTTCAAAAGACGCTTCATTCTGCTCCAagcagaagaggaagaggatgaggaGGGCAAGTGACGCGAGGTTGAGCTTCTTTTTGTCCATTTGCCTCTCGCTTGATGTTCTTCTTACCCAAAACCGGGCCTCTGCAAGGGGGGAAGGCGAGGGGTTTTTGTTCAGcaagatttttttggtgttgATTAAAGCTAGCCAAGAAGAACCTTCGCAGGTCAGCAATTACGAAATCAATGGTGTTGACTATTCTTGTGATCCCATATTTTCCTCCCttttgaattgaaattgtgTACCTTGTACACATAAAATACTCAAATAAACAAGGATGGTTTACAGCAGAGAACGAAGAACAGAGGCACTTTACTGAAACCGCTGTGTTCAGTCCCATTATTTATTTAGCCAAACACACAATATTCGCAATCAACAGTCACATTTCTTACACTATACGGCAGCGTTTCAAGTCACCAAGGCTAATAAAAAAGCTTCAGCTACAGCAATGCCACATAACTCCTTGTGTCTCAGCACAATAGATGGTTCGTTATTTGGGGATTCTGCTGCTGAATCTCATATCCTGAAGTGGTGAATCTGGATGTTCTCCACCTCAAGCTTTTTGAAGTTGCTTGCTTTTCGGGTGACCAAGAACTTGCCCCAGTTGTATGGCCTATACTTTGGAGGGTCGTGCTCATCGGTCAGTTCCTTCAGTGGCTGCACCATGGTGTAGTGCGATGGGCTGAAGAAGAACGGAATCGAGAACCTCTCTTTCTCCGAGTTCACCATCACTCTGTGTTCGACGCTCTCGTAAGCCTTATTGCTCCAAACCTTCACATGGTCAAGAGTTAATTCGTCAAGAACACGGTTTGTTCTGTCCCGTCTAGTACTTCACCCACATTCACAAGTGCAATTCATATGTATGACAGATGATCACGTATGAAAATCGAAATCGTGGCACTGATGATCTTCCATATGCACATCTTTAAGCGATAAGTTGTGCATACAAAAAGTTTGTTTTTAGTAAGTGGTACCTGAATAATGTCCCCAACGTTGATGATGAAGGAATCAGGGATGGGCTTGACCAGGACCCACTCCCCAtcactcttcctcttcacctcgaGGCCTCCGACGTCATCTTGAGCCAGGATGGTGAGCGCCACCGCGTCCTTGTGGCGGCCCACGCCCAGAGCAAGGTGCGGCACGGGGCATACCGGATAGTGGTTGAGCCGGACGAAGCTGGTCTGGTCCTTGAAGAACTCGTCGAACCTGTTCGCGGGCAAGCCCAGGCTCTGAGCTATCAGTCCCATCAGCTTGTACGCGAGTTTCTCCAATTCTCGTGCGTACTCTTTCAATGcttccctgaatttttaatagCCGCCAAGAGAATCATTGTGGACTGGGCATGAGATGCGAGCTTCATAAGATTGGTAGGGCTATAGTAAAATCGATATTTGCTCTTATGAAACACCGTGTAGTGTagccaaaggaaagaaaatcatgGAAACGCTAACCTTAATCCAGGAGGGTACTCAGGCCACTGATTGGTCCACTCAGTGACACCCTCTTCGCCGTCCTCATGCGAGGCCGGTACGAGCATCGGCTCCTGCACAGCGAAGTCGAAGACCTCCTTCCAGTCCCTCACGTTCTTGGTGTGCTCCGTCTCGTAGTACCCAAACACCTTCCTCTCGTCCCtcctcaccttcttcttctcctccaaacCCTGCCCGAAGAACTCCCTCGCCTCCCGCTCTatcctctccctcttctccaCTGCCACCCCGTGGTTCACCACCGCGAAGAATCCCCACTTCTTGCAAGCATCCCCTATCTCCGCCACGAGCCGTTCGATGGCGGTGGAAGCAGCGACAGCACCACCGTCGGAGGGCGAGTAGCCGGTGAGGGAGGCGAGGTCGATGAGCGGGATGCCTTCAGCTTGTGGTGCGGCGAGCTTCGGCCTATGTTCGACGTCTTGTATGAACGCCGGATCGACCTCTCCCATCTCCTTTTTCTTGATAAGGATCGTGTGAATGATCTTGGGCTAATTGTGAGTTTGTGACCGATCAATTTGCGGTGGGTGATATTGAAGCAGATGTAAAGAGGAGCACTTtttatggtggtggtggtggggggctGATGCACGACTGAATCTGGCCGCGATTGAGTGGATAATTCGGAAGTAACTAAGGAGTGACTAGCGTAGTGTCAGGACATGGGGACAATTATGAGGAGAAAGGCATGGGAGGACGAAGATGTCGTGATTCTCGACGTAAGAGCTTGCATTGCAGCATTGGTCATTCGGGTAGTTTTGTTCTTAAAGTTTGCGTTAAATAATTGATTCCTGATTCCATCATCTGttgttgaaaattttatgtgacgGGTGATGCAATTGATGCACaagattttgacaaaaaataaaaaaaaattgatgcacAAGATAATTTTCAATAGAAAGTACTGGATTAGGACCAACAAAGGGTTGGATGCGATTTCAAAGCGCGATCACGAGAATTACTCGTGATTAAaagtgtcaaacgggtggataGAATGGGGTTTGAGTAGGGTCGAATACAGTATGACCCGTCCTTTTTACTTAAATGTTTCTATATTACTTAAATGTTTCATACTTAAATGTGTCTAACGATTCATACTTGATTCGACTCATACTCGATTTGGTCCATATTACTTAAATGTTTCCATATTTtactaaatcatgaaatatttgtttcttgcaaaaaaattatctaaacactttcatgcaattgaattttttaagtactttttaaaatttaaatttttattattaaaaatcagtattatctattttctaaaaaactaattttttattattaaaaaattcttgtttattttttacaaaattatttttaaaaattttaaaaattttaattttattttctattttctccgAAGGAGATGGTCAATGGCAACACGTAGTGGCCGGCAACATTCTagaaaagtttttatttttttttctttgttttacttatttaaaataaaaaaaaataagaaatataagcTAATATACTTGAGTTGAGGCCAATTTACAAGAGGGTGCTTGGGAAGTTGCAGCCTGTAGGTCATGGGCCGAAAATGTGTTAAATTAAGACTCATATTTAAATAGGCTTTACAAGtttaaacccatatttgactcgttttttaaatttaccgAGTCCCTATATAactcaagtgaataaaagtgagttaaaaagtggATCAAAAATTCATATTGATACATTTTCTCATgatattaagaaaaattatcaaaaaaatcttaaatttattacacttttgctaattcaatcttaatactttcgattttgtcaattaagtcttaaatcttttcacattttgtcaattaagtacattcgatcaattttgactgaaaatcactGATGTTGActcatggataattttttattatactaTAATAACGACAATTTACTTATTGAGAAAAATGTACTCATGAGATCCACAAGACACACACATAAGTACGTTGTACATGCGAGCCTTTGTTGGTGTCGCCACTCTAGGTATCATAAGCTCACGAAATCTTTCTTGGTCTCTAGGGGcgcacatgacaacacttttagagtagaatttttgctctagaGGTGTTTCTAAAGTAGAAGTCTATTTGATAATGCAACCTCCGGAACAAAAATTCGTTAGTTATGCAACTTCAATTTTCTActttggagcattttttttttcttcagaagTAGTTTCCGACCCACttgaagaaatagaaaaaatttactCTCATAGAAAAACTTACGTTCGTaagcagaaataaaaaaatcaacttctaatcagaagttgatttttagagcaATAGTATTGTCATGCACATCCTAAAATAGCAATGATGGGATTAAGATTGATTATACCTCTTGAATGAGTTCGGTATCCGGCATCAAGGTAGTGACTAAAACAGCAAGCGCAATCTTATCGGGAAATTTCTCCATCACCCGAGGAAAAGCCAACCCACTCAAGCTGTGACCAACAAGGATCGCTCTCTCAAGTGAAGCTAGGAAAATATTGGGTGCTCTtggagtgccacgtcatctctcTGCCAGACCACAGAAATTTGACACGTGTCCTTACGGGTCTCACTCTCAGCAAATGTTCAAACGCTGCTCCGTCTCCGTGAACGTCCTCTCCGTTATCTCTTTTCCCCCCTACTCTGTCTTTTCGTCTTCCTGAGGAGAAAGGCCTtcgtcttctccctctttcttcctctcttcatTAATTACGCGCGTTCTCTCTCTTATGCTGCATTCTCTCTGTCTTCTGCTTTGCTGCGAAGCGTCTTCTCCCTTCTCCCTcgctctttcttgatttttctgcaAAGATCTCCCACACATCCCACCTTTCTGTCTCTCCTCTCCGTGTCCCAAGAAGCGAATGACGACCGCCGCCGCGATCCTCAGCCCATCATAGCCGACCACCGTCCTCGTCGAACTGAATATACGTTTGAGGATTGAACTGAAACAAAGTACAAGTTTCACAGGATGCGTCTGTTGCACGTCAAGCTCAGTCTGGTTGAAGCCTTCAAGCAACTGGTTCAAGCCCTAGAGTCAAGGTCGAAGGGCTCGATGGCACGAGCTTTTCTCTCTGAAGAAAGGCatttcttttggaaaaagaaaagttcagaGGGTCGGTTTGGAGTGTTGGCAAGGCTACCCGTTTGGCAGAGCTGGAAAGATATTGTTCGgagagaagaagatggtgagGTTTGGCTTGGGGCCGAGCGCGAGAGATAAAGAGACTTGCTTTTATctttaatctcttttttttcccagctTTTCTGGATTTGGTTCATGGGTCATAGGAAACAACTGATGTGTAGGTGACCTGGTTCTTCAAAGTAAGAATATGTAAACTGCATTATCTAATACGATTGATTCCAAACTCATTATTCAGTCTATTTCGTTGCAAGTATTTCGCGGTCTCAGGAAAGATAATACTACACCAGCCAACCACAATCTTGAATTGCCAATCCGAAGTCACAACGTAACAAGACTGATCACGAAAGAACTAAAGGAATCACGCGAAATTGAAACAAAATACTACAGTAGGAGACAGAATATCCAACTGGTTCGCAGATAAAAAAAGCAGCGCATTCCAGACATCTAAAGCAACATCCTTGGATATATAAGCCAAATAACCTTCTGGAGTCCGAAAACAACCAAAATTGTAACCGAAATGGTCAACAAATTGAGTACAAAAGGAccttcctcactctctctctcttaatcgaTGTTCTGCATGACATCCTCGGCCGTGAACTTAGTCCCTTTGTCCTTGTCAGCAGCAGCGCGCCCCTAGGCCTTGCGATCGAGCAGGGACTTGCGGTCCTTGTCGAGCCGGAGCTTCGTGATCACGACCTTCGAGGGAGAAATCCCCATGTTCACGGTCGACCTGTTGACCTTCTCGCGGGTGATGCGCTCGATGTGGATGACCCACTTCCGGCGGTAGACTTGGACGACCTTGCCCTAGCGGCACTTGTACGTCCCGCGGACCACCTGGACCTCGTCGTCCTTGCGCCCCGGCATCGACCGCATGTTGTACCTCGACCGGAGGTCGGAGCTCACCGGGGCGCTCGTCAGGAAGCGGCGGACGCTCGACGGCGCCGATGGAGCTCCTCAGAGGGAAGCTCGTGCAATCGAGCCCTCCGGTCCCGACTCCAGGGTTGAACCAGTTGCTCGAAGGCTTGAACCAGACCGATTTTGATGGTGGTCGGCTGTGACCGGTAGAGGATCGCGGCCGCGGTCGTCGTCGTTCgctttgtgagagagagagagagagagagagagatgtgagggGTCTGGGAGATTttttgaagaagaaggaagaaagagagagggagaagacgAAGGCCTTTCTCCTCCGGAAGACGCAAAGACAGAgagaagggagggaggggggaagAGATAACGGAGCCAGCGTCCACGGAGACGGAGCGGCGTTTGAACATTTGCTGAGAATGGGACCGCAAGGACACGTGTCAAATTTTCTATGGTCTGGCggagatgacgtggcactcctAGAGCACCTAAAATTTTCTCGACTTCCATGACATCTCGCGGAGGCTTGAAGTACTCGGAGACCGCTTTCAGAGATTTGTTCCTCGATCCCGGTAGCCACCAGGTCAAGTGCAGTGACTCTGTGACCGGACGATGTCAGCAATTTGGCTATCCGGTACCAACACCATGCAAAGAGCAAGTGATGCTTCATTCTGCTCCAGTTTCCGCCCTTTTCAAGCAGCCAATGCTAACTGAAAGGCTTCAGCTACAAGCCTACAACAATGCTACATAACTCCTTGCGTCTCAGCACGATAGACGGTTTTTATTTGGAGATTCTAATGCTGAATCTCATGTCCTGAAATGGTGAATCTGGAGGTTCTCGACGTCAAGCTTCTTGAAGTTGCTTGCTTTTCGGGTGACCAAGAACTTGCCCCAGTTGTATGGCCTGTACTTGGGAGGGTTGTGCTCATCTGTCAATTCCTTCGGTAGTTGCACCATGGTATAGTGCGGCTGGATGAAGAAGAATGGAATCGAGAACCTCCCTTTCTCCGAGTTCACCGTCACTCTGTGCTCCACGCTCTCGTACTTCTCGTTGCTCCAAACCTTCACATAGTCGGGAGTTAATTCATCAAGGATGTTCCGTAAAGTACTTCACCCACATTCACAAATACAATTCACATGTATGCTCGATGATCATGTACGAAAGTACCAAAAGATCAGCCCCTTCAATTATTTTGGTTTGGTTGTAACATGAAGATTGACTGGTTTCTTAAGAGAGAGATCCACAATAATCTTCGCATCAAGCAACTACAGATGATCATGTATTAGGAGCTAGATGGAGTAAAGAGGATGGGTTGTAGTCATTAGGCATATTCACAGCCACTCACGGCCCAAATGATCTTTCTTAATTATACACATCTTCAAGCGATAAGTTGTGCATGTATAAAGTTCTTCTTCGATCGTGGTACCTGAATAATGTCGCCAACATTGATAATGAACGCACTAGGGATGGGTTTGACTTGGACCCATTCCCCAtcactcttcctcttcacctcgaGCCATCCGACGTCGTCTTGAGCCAGGATGGTGAGCGGCCCTAAGCCCTTGTGGCGGCCCACCCCCAGAGCGAGGTGTGGCGCGGGGCACGGCGGATAGTGGTTGAGCCGGACGAAGCTGGTCTGGTCCTCGAAGAATTCGTCAAACCTGTTTGCTGGCAAGCCGAGGCTCTGAGTTGTCAGTCCCATTAGCTTGTACGcgagcttcttcaattctccTGCGTATTCTTCGCATGCTTCCCTGAAATTTTAGTAGCCGCAAGAGAATCATTATGGACGAGGCATTGTGTAGTTACTGATTCAGATTATATTGATCGATACGATTCATCGATCATGCGCCAGCTTCTACGCTAACTTAATCCAGGAGGGTAGTCAGGCCACTGATTGATCCACTCAGTGACGCCCCCTTCGCCATCCTCAAGGGAGGCCGGGACGAGCGTCGGCTCTTGCACGGTGAAGTCGAAGACCTGCTGCCAGTCCCTCACGTTCTTGGTATGCTCCGTCTCGTAGTACCCCAACACCTTCTTCTCGTCCCtcctcaccttcttcttctcctccaaacCCTGCCCGAAGAACTCCCTCGCCTCCCGCTCTATCCTCGCCCTCTTCTCCACTGCTACCCCGTGGTTCACCACTGCGAAGAATCCCCACTTCTTGCAAGCATCCCCTATCTCTGCCACGAGCCATTCGGCGGCGGTGGAAGCAGCGACAGCACCACCGTCGGAGGGCGAGTAGCCGGTGAGGGAGGCGAGGTCGATGAGCGGGATGCCTTCAGCTTGTGGTGCGGCGAGCTTCGGCCTATGTTCGATGTCTTGTATGAGCGCCGGATTGACCTCTCCCATCTCCTTTTCTTGTTAAAGATCGTGAGTACGATTCTTGGGCTAACTGTGAGTTTTGTGACTGATCAGGAATgatcaaatattttctttgccGGCGGCGATATTGAAGCAGTAATAGAGAGGAGCATTTTTGTAGTTGGACATGGCGGGGGGCTGATGCACGATTGAATCTGGACGCGATTGAGTGGATAATTCGGAAGTAACGAAGGAGTGACTAGGATATATAGTGTCAGGACATGGGGAAAACTACTGAGGAGAAAGGCATAAAGAGGACGAAGAGTTCGTGATTGTTGACGCAAGAGCTTGCATTGCTTATTCGGGTAATTTTATTCTTGGAGTTTGCGGTGAATAATTGATTCCTGATTTTCATCATATGTTGAATGTGACGGGTGATGCCATGGGTGCACAAGATAATTTTAGATGAAGAGTAACGAATTAGGACTAGTGAAGTGTTCGATGCGATTTCATAACGTGATCGGGAGAATCACTCTCGATATTAaggaaaattgtcgaaaaagtcttaaacctattgtattttttgCCTATTCGGTTCcaaacttttcacattttgccaattgagattGTTGATGTAGAtactttttaattgtattatAATAATGACAATTTACTTATTACAAAAAATGGAATTACAAGATCCACAAGATACATGTATAAATATGCAGTATCTTGTATATACGAGCCTTCGCTAGTGTCGCCGCTCTAGATATCATAAGCTCAAGAAATCTTTCTTGGTCTCTAAACTATCATGTCGACGAGTAAACTAAGATCTTACAATGTAATCGAAGATGGGTCAATAGGACAATGCATCAGTTTCTTTCAATGTGTTAGTTGAGTTTGATGGATTTGAAGATCGGAGAGCCCATGGACTTATGCGGTTCAAGCGGCAATCGAAGATTACGGTGTACAATACATGAAGGATACTTTCTTTCTGTTTataatcctttttctttttgtttctcttcggcctttctaaattaaaattgttacggtctttttttgtttttgttttggggggGTTGGGTTGGATGAGTGGTTGGCCATAACCCCGTTGaacgggaaaattactaaaaaattcataaatctattatgaTTGCGTCGAATcagtcctctttttttttagccaattgaatcccaaatattttgaatttatgtcaattcagttcatccgattaattttggtaTGGGAGGCTCTCCCTCGCCAATGGCTAGTGGGAGCAAGCTTCACCAGAAGTTGACGAGGTTGACCTTGCCGGCCCTCCTTTTTGGCCAATCACCGGGGTCCGGCAACCGGCTAGAAGAGgaaggaagggaaagaaaagaaagggaaataaaagaataaataaataaaccaatTCATAATTCAATAATATACTAAAACgtattaaaaattgtctacatCATAGCCGGCCATGCCACATGGGGTGGCCGACGTCTATGTaagcgattttcagtcaaaattgaccgtatggattgaattgacacaaacacaaaatgtttaaggcttaattaataataaaaagtttatgattgaattgttaCAATTACAATGTGTTTAGAACTTctttggtaattctccccacCTCCCAGTGACCAAGACATGTCATAGGAAAAATAACATTGGCCGAAGACTATTACGGTCTTGTCCGGAGGGCGGCTGTTAATTGTTATATCCTAGGAAGAGTCAGCTTGTTCAAAATGATTTTGTGCAGTGGATGATTGAGAGAAATCCAACCGATGAATTGTTAGAGATCAGAGGCTCTGATCATGTGGCCAAATTGTCCAAGTCGATAAGATCATGGGcaatcctttgaaaaattgaccCTAAATATTGGTGAGAATCGAAGACTAGAAAGATCTTGAATGATTTGTTTCGAGACCCAAGGTGCTGCTTTCATGATTATCTTCAAGTTCACTTTCGGAGAAAACTTATAGAATTTATTTATACGGGGATGATCGATTTTTTCGTGGGATGATTTATGTGCTCCGTCTATGAATTTTCTCGGCCCGATGTCATAGCGAATATAGAAGAATGCATTCTTTTTCGAGATGTACTAGACTCTGACACACTTTTCGTTGTTGGATGCATTTTAACGTACGGTGATATTGTTCCAAAAATTGGTCTACAATTGACTCACTATGAGCTCAATGTTTGAGTGTTCcctttgttggagttggcgaatacttcggggacccttgtttctcacaccgggtatgcccacgtgagcttaggaaaaatgaagtgttacccaacgacatgtgacccctgcGCGCGGGATGTGGGGGCAGCGCCTCCGACATGGGTGTCCCGCCGCATGGTGAGTGGGCGGGGGTTACGGGCAacgcccccgaaacctctaaGGGTTTGGACTTTTATTTAAGCCGGCTCGTATGATTGggattaagaggttttaggttttttagcccgtttttggggtatatatattttgctcggttttatcattgtaattgtggaattggatgtaaaccgaaaaatatagtgaaatttctttgcgggacgtagccctaatcttggggtgaacctgaGTAATCTCGTGCgacattccaatttttcttgattctctcgtGTGATCGTCGATTCTGTTTCGATAAACCCCtttcaattggtatcagagtctTGTGTTCGAGAGATTAGGGTTTATCGGAGATGTCGGGAGGGTCACGGGTTGAGATCGAAAAATTCGATGGGACGCGGTTCGAtctgtggaagatgaagatggaggatctacTTTGCGATCGAGATCTTTGGTCGGCAATCGAAACGGATAGGCCCGTTGTTGCGAAACCCGGTGTCGTGATAAAGGAATCGAGCAAGAAAGCGAGGAAGGATGATGAGACGTCTTCCAAAAGGGCGGATCCAAAGGAGATTGAAGATTGGGATCGGATTGATCGGAAAACAAAGGGTTTGATTCGACTTTGTCTCACAAACTCGATTCTGACGAACATGATGAGCGAACCTACAGCCAAGGATTTGTAACAAAAACCGGAGTCGTTGTATCAAAGTAAGTCGTTGGttaataagctatttttgagaaaaaagctgtataatcttcggatgcatgaAGGCAACTCGTTTTTCGCACATCCGTATAGCTTTAACACGGTGAGTAGTCAATTCGTATCAATCGATGTtaagttt
It encodes the following:
- the LOC115735584 gene encoding methyl jasmonate esterase 1-like; this encodes MDKKKLNLASLALLILFLFCLEQNEASFESKHFVLVHGSGHGAWCWYKVAKLLRSSGHRVTALDLAASGIDPLQAKSLQSISEYFKPLRDVMEGLASHERVILVGHSLGGLALSQVMEKFPEKIALAVFVTASMPGPELNISTLNQESLRRSPPVLDSHYTYDSGPNNPPTTFSFGPIFLASTVYQLSPIEDLTLASMLLRPLRLFSDEDMSKQITLSRKNYGSVRRIFVLSEEDKLFPKDLAEWMIERNPPDEVLKTRGSDHMVMMSKPTELVAILQETARKYW
- the LOC115735581 gene encoding jasmonate-induced oxygenase 2-like isoform X2; its protein translation is MGEVNPALIQDIEHRPKLAAPQAEGIPLIDLASLTGYSPSDGGAVAASTAAEWLVAEIGDACKKWGFFAVVNHGVAVEKRARIEREAREFFGQGLEEKKKVRRDEKKVLGYYETEHTKNVRDWQQVFDFTVQEPTLVPASLEDGEGGVTEWINQWPDYPPGLREALKEYARELEKLAYKLMGLIAQSLGLPANRFDEFFKDQTSFVRLNHYPVCPVPHLALGVGRHKDAVALTILAQDDVGGLEVKRKSDGEWVLVKPIPDSFIINVGDIIQVWSNKAYESVEHRVMVNSEKERFSIPFFFSPSHYTMVQPLKELTDEHDPPKYRPYNWGKFLVTRKASNFKKLEVENIQIHHFRI
- the LOC115735581 gene encoding jasmonate-induced oxygenase 2-like isoform X1 — encoded protein: MGEVDPAFIQDVEHRPKLAAPQAEGIPLIDLASLTGYSPSDGGAVAASTAIERLVAEIGDACKKWGFFAVVNHGVAVEKRERIEREAREFFGQGLEEKKKVRRDERKVFGYYETEHTKNVRDWKEVFDFAVQEPMLVPASHEDGEEGVTEWTNQWPEYPPGLREALKEYARELEKLAYKLMGLIAQSLGLPANRFDEFFKDQTSFVRLNHYPVCPVPHLALGVGRHKDAVALTILAQDDVGGLEVKRKSDGEWVLVKPIPDSFIINVGDIIQVWSNKAYESVEHRVMVNSEKERFSIPFFFSPSHYTMVQPLKELTDEHDPPKYRPYNWGKFLVTRKASNFKKLEVENIQIHHFRI
- the LOC115735581 gene encoding jasmonate-induced oxygenase 2-like isoform X3, with product MGEVNPALIQDIEHRPKLAAPQAEGIPLIDLASLTGYSPSDGGAVAASTAAEWLVAEIGDACKKWGFFAVVNHGVAVEKRARIEREAREFFGQGLEEKKKVRRDEKKVLGYYETEHTKNVRDWQQVFDFTVQEPTLVPASLEDGEGGVTEWINQWPDYPPGLREACEEYAGELKKLAYKLMGLTTQSLGLPANRFDEFFEDQTSFVRLNHYPPCPAPHLALGVGRHKGLGPLTILAQDDVGWLEVKRKSDGEWVQVKPIPSAFIINVGDIIQVWSNEKYESVEHRVTVNSEKGRFSIPFFFIQPHYTMVQLPKELTDEHNPPKYRPYNWGKFLVTRKASNFKKLDVENLQIHHFRT